In Ferroplasma sp., a single window of DNA contains:
- a CDS encoding methylmalonyl-CoA mutase family protein yields MDNFWDIKAREIMQSFTEDKNYEKWKETVLNPWNKKTGYKDKTMENSSAMPVKELYTAGDLPRDASERIGYPGEYPFTRGIYPNMYRGRNWTMRMFSGFGTPDDTNKRLKYLIENGETGLSIAFDMPTLYGYDCDSSRAEGEVGKCGVNVSSLYDMERIFDGIDLSKVSTSMTINAPAAILTAMYFVLAEKKGIPLEKISGTVQADILKEYIAQKEWMYPPETHLRLIRDMLVYSTEHVPKWNYISVSGYHIREAGSSAVQELAFTLADGFYYIEMGINAGLKVDDFAPRTSFFFNSSINFFEEIAKFRAARRIWATVLKEKYHAKNPKSMALKFHTQTSGYTLTWQQPLNNIVRTTIEAMAAVLGGTQSLHTNSYDEAWALPTDDAVKVALRTQQIIAEETGITDVIDPLGGSYYLERLTCEMEIEAYKYFSEIEKMGGILEAVKSGYLQKEIADTSYKKQLKIERGDDIIVGVNKYVDRDEKPINTLKITDVAEKGQINSLENVKKNRDQSKVSRSLEELHKAMEDDRINLMPYIMECVRNYCTLEEISNVGREIFGEWKEPKIY; encoded by the coding sequence ATGGATAATTTCTGGGATATAAAAGCAAGGGAAATAATGCAATCCTTCACTGAAGATAAAAATTATGAAAAATGGAAGGAGACGGTATTAAATCCGTGGAACAAAAAAACCGGTTATAAGGATAAAACCATGGAAAATTCATCAGCAATGCCCGTAAAGGAGCTTTACACGGCCGGAGACCTTCCCAGAGATGCTTCAGAGAGAATTGGATATCCAGGTGAATACCCGTTTACACGTGGCATATACCCAAATATGTACAGGGGAAGAAACTGGACCATGCGTATGTTTTCAGGTTTCGGAACGCCGGATGATACAAATAAGAGGCTTAAGTATTTAATTGAAAATGGCGAGACAGGTTTGAGTATCGCATTTGATATGCCCACCCTTTATGGTTATGACTGTGACAGCAGCAGGGCAGAGGGTGAGGTAGGCAAATGCGGTGTTAATGTTTCCTCACTTTATGACATGGAGCGAATATTTGATGGCATAGACCTTTCAAAGGTAAGCACATCCATGACAATAAATGCCCCTGCAGCCATACTGACTGCAATGTATTTTGTACTGGCAGAGAAAAAGGGCATTCCATTAGAAAAAATTTCAGGAACAGTACAGGCAGACATACTGAAGGAATACATAGCCCAGAAAGAATGGATGTATCCGCCTGAGACCCACCTTAGGTTGATCAGGGACATGCTTGTATATTCAACAGAACATGTTCCCAAATGGAATTATATAAGTGTTTCAGGATACCACATAAGGGAGGCTGGGTCCAGCGCTGTCCAGGAGCTTGCATTTACACTTGCAGATGGTTTTTATTACATCGAGATGGGCATAAATGCAGGACTGAAAGTGGATGATTTTGCACCGAGAACATCATTTTTCTTCAATTCATCCATTAATTTCTTCGAAGAAATCGCAAAATTCAGGGCAGCAAGGCGCATATGGGCAACTGTGCTTAAGGAAAAATATCACGCAAAAAATCCAAAAAGCATGGCATTGAAATTCCATACACAAACATCCGGTTACACGCTGACATGGCAGCAGCCCCTGAACAACATAGTCAGAACAACAATTGAGGCAATGGCAGCTGTTCTTGGAGGGACTCAGAGCCTGCATACCAATTCCTATGATGAGGCCTGGGCACTTCCAACTGATGACGCAGTAAAGGTTGCGCTCAGGACACAGCAGATAATAGCAGAGGAAACTGGGATAACTGATGTTATTGATCCCCTGGGTGGTTCCTATTATTTGGAGAGGCTGACATGTGAGATGGAGATCGAGGCGTACAAATACTTCTCAGAAATTGAGAAGATGGGCGGAATCCTCGAAGCCGTGAAGTCCGGTTATTTGCAGAAAGAAATAGCTGACACATCCTATAAAAAACAGCTCAAAATAGAAAGGGGAGATGACATAATAGTCGGGGTAAACAAGTATGTCGACAGGGATGAAAAGCCAATAAATACCCTGAAGATTACGGATGTGGCAGAGAAAGGGCAGATAAATAGCCTCGAGAATGTCAAAAAGAACCGCGATCAGTCCAAAGTCTCAAGGTCCCTTGAGGAACTCCATAAAGCAATGGAAGATGATAGGATAAATCTCATGCCATATATAATGGAATGTGTGAGAAATTACTGCACCCTGGAAGAAATATCAAATGTGGGGAGGGAGATATTCGGTGAGTGGAAAGAGCCAAAAATATACTGA
- a CDS encoding cobalamin B12-binding domain-containing protein produces MWGGRYSVSGKSQKYTEAPIKILLAKPAIDGHDRGIFVLAKAFRDAGMDVIYAGLLPTPEEVVDTAINEDVDVIALSLLNGAHMTAFRNVMEILKKRGVNDIAVVGGGIIPDEDKPALERMGITGNFGPGTPLNIIIDHIKARAREIRKLRENEY; encoded by the coding sequence ATGTGGGGAGGGAGATATTCGGTGAGTGGAAAGAGCCAAAAATATACTGAAGCACCAATAAAGATTCTGCTGGCTAAACCTGCTATAGATGGACATGACCGTGGCATATTTGTCCTTGCAAAGGCTTTCAGGGATGCCGGTATGGACGTTATCTATGCTGGACTTTTGCCAACACCTGAGGAAGTTGTGGATACCGCGATAAATGAGGATGTAGACGTAATTGCGCTCAGCCTTTTGAATGGAGCCCATATGACCGCGTTCAGAAATGTAATGGAAATACTCAAAAAAAGGGGTGTAAATGATATTGCAGTGGTTGGTGGTGGAATCATCCCCGATGAAGACAAACCTGCCCTTGAGAGGATGGGAATAACTGGAAATTTTGGCCCTGGTACACCCCTGAACATCATAATAGATCATATTAAGGCAAGGGCCAGGGAAATAAGGAAATTGAGAGAAAATGAATACTGA
- a CDS encoding methylmalonyl Co-A mutase-associated GTPase MeaB, whose product MNTEMLAQGILNGDYRAMARSISLIENSGYEVRKAIIKRIYGHGNAKVIGITGPPGVGKSTAIGNLAPLLADHGKVAVLAIDPASPFSGGAILGNRIRMQSALSRQGIYMRSTSNRLYNGGLSEYTWDIVKVLEAAGNDYIILETVGSGQADIDIMNIADVTCVFLAPGLGDEIQAIKSGIMEIGDIFVINKIDREGSYLAIKDIKESLSISNKLETPVIGVNSLTGDHYEELVQSILKMHNRNPREKYYKKLKLVVMEAIYHEYSNYVDSIEFGDKPLKEDPYTMAEEILARHVARPDGLKGREV is encoded by the coding sequence ATGAATACTGAAATGCTGGCTCAGGGCATACTGAATGGAGATTACAGGGCCATGGCCAGATCAATATCCCTAATAGAAAACTCAGGTTATGAGGTAAGAAAGGCCATAATTAAAAGGATATACGGGCATGGCAATGCAAAGGTCATTGGGATCACGGGGCCGCCAGGGGTAGGAAAAAGCACAGCAATAGGGAATCTGGCGCCTTTACTTGCTGACCATGGAAAGGTTGCGGTTCTGGCAATTGACCCTGCAAGCCCCTTCTCGGGAGGTGCCATACTTGGAAACCGCATAAGGATGCAGTCCGCATTGAGCAGGCAGGGGATATATATGAGGAGCACTTCAAACAGGCTTTACAATGGTGGACTCTCAGAATACACGTGGGATATCGTAAAGGTTCTGGAAGCTGCCGGGAATGATTATATAATCCTTGAAACTGTTGGCTCTGGGCAGGCTGATATAGATATTATGAACATAGCTGATGTGACATGCGTATTCCTTGCCCCAGGATTGGGGGATGAGATACAGGCAATAAAATCTGGAATAATGGAAATAGGTGATATCTTTGTGATCAACAAAATAGACAGGGAGGGGTCTTATCTAGCAATCAAGGACATAAAAGAATCCCTTAGCATTAGCAATAAACTGGAAACCCCTGTTATCGGCGTTAATTCACTTACTGGTGATCACTATGAGGAACTGGTGCAGAGCATACTGAAGATGCACAACAGGAATCCACGGGAAAAATATTACAAAAAACTTAAGCTGGTTGTCATGGAGGCTATTTACCATGAATATTCAAATTATGTTGACAGTATAGAATTTGGGGATAAACCCTTAAAGGAAGACCCATATACAATGGCCGAGGAAATCCTTGCAAGGCATGTGGCAAGGCCAGATGGGCTTAAGGGCAGGGAAGTATAG
- the hsp14 gene encoding archaeal heat shock protein Hsp14, protein MYRPLKYYSDEFMKNINNRAREIMSYMYPPVTVYEDNGYIGIDADLPGFDRNDIKVTIEKNAIVIRADREIKPDGTVFENQRPDKVFKRMQLPLEVDTEQDFTAKYTDGVLSLRIPVKNVKTVKIE, encoded by the coding sequence ATGTACAGACCGTTAAAATATTACTCTGACGAGTTTATGAAAAATATTAACAACAGGGCTAGAGAAATAATGAGCTACATGTACCCGCCGGTTACAGTGTATGAGGACAATGGATACATAGGAATAGATGCAGACCTTCCTGGCTTTGACAGAAATGATATAAAGGTTACAATTGAGAAGAATGCTATTGTAATAAGGGCTGATCGTGAAATCAAGCCAGATGGAACAGTATTCGAAAACCAGAGGCCTGACAAAGTTTTCAAGAGAATGCAACTGCCTCTTGAGGTAGATACCGAACAGGATTTCACAGCAAAATACACCGATGGCGTGCTCTCATTAAGAATACCTGTAAAGAATGTAAAAACAGTAAAAATTGAATGA
- a CDS encoding AarF/ABC1/UbiB kinase family protein: MNDDVKNIKVTEIRYLFKLLPVFIKFSSDRKRSRRQEEYDYRIEKHGRIAVNTFIQLGPTFIKLGQVLSARPDLLPKEYLKAFSDLQDKVPPDNFAYARRIIEENVGNLDKVFDEFNENAISGASLGQVYRAKYRGIDAAVKVNRHDIDRVLRRDLIIIKKLLDLFKRFMDNFLYISISNVISDFSARIYDETNYLIEADNIRRIRTNIKKYDIIIPDVLFASKQVLILTYIEGIKVTDVKKLSEYGIDLPKLAHDLDITFIRMLLRNDIFHADPHPGNISISTEGRIILYDFGMVGKLDDDTRFKLLKLYDGLINKDPDTIMDSLIQLNALSPAANRGIVRKGIELSIANLSGTNVNEMDIRELLAIANNVIFEFPFHLPRELVLYMRMSSLLEGICKTLDPNFKFVIVLRDILYNEGMLQELYMKELNEFAQKAVISIEKGFDVLPLLKRRLEEQEMPVQENRKLPATVFLSAVFIAMVLFSRIHPVVSYIIMAADIIVMVLTLRK, encoded by the coding sequence GTGAACGATGACGTTAAAAATATTAAGGTTACAGAAATCAGATACTTATTTAAGCTTCTGCCCGTATTTATTAAATTCAGCTCAGATAGAAAACGTTCCAGAAGGCAGGAGGAATACGATTACAGAATAGAAAAGCATGGCAGAATTGCTGTGAACACATTTATCCAGCTGGGCCCAACATTTATCAAGCTGGGGCAGGTCCTTTCAGCGCGACCCGATCTCCTGCCGAAAGAATATTTAAAGGCATTTTCAGACCTTCAGGATAAGGTCCCGCCGGACAACTTTGCCTATGCCCGCAGAATAATAGAGGAAAATGTTGGAAATCTTGACAAGGTTTTTGATGAATTCAATGAGAATGCAATATCTGGGGCTTCCCTGGGACAGGTTTACAGGGCAAAATACAGGGGCATTGATGCAGCTGTAAAGGTTAACAGGCACGACATAGACAGGGTGCTAAGGAGAGATTTGATTATTATCAAAAAACTACTGGACCTTTTCAAGAGATTCATGGATAACTTTCTGTATATAAGTATCTCTAACGTCATTTCCGATTTTTCAGCCAGGATATATGATGAAACAAACTATCTCATAGAGGCAGATAACATAAGGAGAATCAGGACCAATATAAAGAAATACGACATAATCATACCTGACGTTCTGTTTGCCTCAAAACAGGTTTTGATACTTACATATATTGAGGGAATAAAGGTTACGGATGTTAAAAAACTCAGTGAATATGGCATAGACCTACCGAAGCTTGCACATGATCTTGATATAACTTTCATTCGCATGCTCCTGCGCAATGATATATTCCATGCAGACCCACACCCAGGGAATATATCAATTTCCACAGAGGGCAGAATTATTCTTTACGATTTTGGCATGGTGGGGAAGCTTGACGATGATACCAGATTTAAGCTGTTAAAACTGTACGATGGACTGATTAACAAGGATCCTGATACTATTATGGATTCGCTGATCCAGCTTAACGCACTTTCCCCTGCTGCTAACAGGGGCATAGTACGAAAAGGAATAGAGCTATCCATAGCCAATCTCTCAGGTACAAATGTAAACGAAATGGATATCAGGGAGCTTCTTGCAATAGCAAATAATGTAATCTTTGAGTTCCCGTTCCATCTCCCAAGGGAACTGGTACTGTATATGAGAATGTCATCACTTCTTGAGGGCATCTGCAAAACGCTGGACCCGAATTTCAAGTTTGTGATTGTTTTGAGGGATATACTTTACAACGAGGGCATGCTTCAGGAATTGTATATGAAAGAACTGAACGAATTTGCACAGAAGGCTGTAATATCAATAGAAAAGGGCTTTGATGTACTTCCACTTCTTAAGAGGAGGCTGGAGGAACAGGAAATGCCTGTCCAGGAAAATAGGAAACTCCCAGCAACAGTGTTTCTATCTGCAGTATTTATTGCCATGGTTTTATTTTCAAGAATACATCCAGTGGTTTCATATATAATAATGGCAGCAGACATCATAGTTATGGTTTTAACCTTAAGGAAATAA
- the rpe gene encoding ribulose-phosphate 3-epimerase: MKSTEISPSIISSNLLELGNQVKECQRAGAGSFHLDVMDGHFVNNITIGPDVVSAVRRATNLRLDCHLMIERPDRYYKSFIDAGCDVLLIHYETPIEVGNFLKKLEDENIRHGIVINPDTDIKKIYKFVPTSEIVLIMSVYPGFSGQKFIEKSLDKVRELRKFIDENNYSAKIEIDGGINAETGKLAREAGAEILVSASYIFHNNIEDSIKKLKSL, from the coding sequence ATGAAAAGTACGGAAATATCCCCTTCGATAATTTCAAGCAATCTGCTGGAACTGGGAAATCAGGTAAAAGAATGCCAGAGGGCAGGGGCCGGGTCATTTCACCTGGATGTTATGGACGGACATTTTGTTAATAACATTACAATTGGCCCTGATGTGGTTTCAGCTGTGAGAAGGGCAACTAATCTGCGCCTTGACTGCCATCTAATGATTGAAAGGCCAGACAGGTATTATAAATCCTTCATTGATGCAGGATGTGATGTCCTTCTAATTCATTATGAAACCCCAATTGAAGTAGGCAATTTCCTGAAGAAACTTGAAGATGAAAATATACGCCATGGTATAGTAATTAACCCTGATACCGACATAAAAAAAATTTATAAATTTGTTCCAACATCTGAAATTGTTCTTATTATGTCTGTGTATCCGGGGTTTTCAGGTCAAAAATTTATTGAAAAGTCTCTTGATAAGGTGAGAGAGTTAAGAAAGTTTATAGATGAAAACAATTACAGTGCAAAAATAGAGATAGATGGAGGTATAAACGCGGAAACTGGAAAACTGGCCCGGGAAGCCGGTGCTGAAATACTGGTATCAGCCTCATATATTTTCCATAATAATATTGAGGATAGTATAAAAAAATTGAAGTCCTTATAG
- a CDS encoding alcohol dehydrogenase catalytic domain-containing protein — translation MKVIEFSKPGIENIHVADRNLEGNGIKIKVVKAGLNPLDYNLIDGKVVYNVNPMPHIPGSEVMGIAMEDGKYVKKGDRVIVYNRIFDGSCDMCYSGNEHLCYNGGIWGVISNGGYSEFIRIGEQNLFRVPDSMDDNTAVSVGIGALTSYRALKLANPLVNEKILVYGAGNTGIFTVQIARYMGLHVYVYSRNKGLESSGITVFNSIPEDFRADIIINPLGGKLFSDSMNHLKRKGRIVTYGVLTGKIADTDIASIYTNELKIIGSTGGTRKDLSELLSLMEARHFDLPVYKEYSLWDIKEALHAFRDRINGRIVLNL, via the coding sequence ATGAAGGTTATAGAGTTTTCAAAACCTGGAATAGAGAATATTCATGTGGCTGACAGAAATCTTGAGGGCAATGGCATAAAAATTAAGGTTGTCAAGGCAGGGCTCAACCCACTTGATTACAATCTCATTGATGGAAAGGTTGTATATAATGTAAATCCCATGCCCCATATACCTGGTTCAGAAGTTATGGGTATTGCCATGGAAGATGGAAAGTACGTGAAGAAGGGCGATAGGGTAATCGTATATAACAGAATTTTTGATGGCAGCTGCGATATGTGTTATTCCGGCAATGAACATCTTTGCTATAATGGCGGGATATGGGGCGTGATTTCTAACGGTGGTTATTCAGAATTTATCAGGATCGGAGAACAGAACCTGTTCAGGGTCCCTGACAGCATGGATGACAATACTGCGGTAAGTGTGGGCATAGGTGCACTAACATCCTACAGGGCATTGAAACTTGCAAACCCACTTGTTAATGAAAAAATACTTGTATATGGTGCAGGCAATACAGGAATATTCACGGTCCAGATAGCAAGGTATATGGGTCTCCATGTTTATGTATACTCCAGAAACAAGGGGCTTGAATCTTCAGGTATAACTGTATTCAATTCAATTCCAGAGGATTTCCGTGCAGATATAATAATAAATCCCCTAGGAGGGAAACTTTTCAGTGATTCCATGAACCACCTGAAGAGAAAGGGCAGGATAGTTACATACGGGGTTCTCACAGGAAAAATTGCGGATACGGACATAGCTAGTATATACACAAACGAATTGAAAATTATAGGCTCCACAGGTGGCACCAGGAAAGATTTATCAGAACTGCTATCACTTATGGAAGCCAGGCATTTTGATCTTCCTGTCTATAAGGAATATAGCCTATGGGATATAAAGGAAGCACTCCATGCATTCAGGGATAGAATCAATGGCAGAATAGTCCTTAACCTATAA
- a CDS encoding tetratricopeptide repeat protein: MAGNYVYKKDDEADDYNERGISYFNVTQYADAVKEFTKAINLIKTDPDYYINRALAYYSMRMYNDAIKDCKKAIELSSDRGDYHNTLGSIYDDMNKLEDAMHEFDAAIKIEDDVPDYYYNRGNVYWKMGEHDLALEDYNKAVYLNSSDPVFLYKRSQIFTQLKRYEDALGDIEDCLKLARNPQYYIDQAHIYLLMGRRDKALEVVTGALKSTPEDISLKSLKAEIENQK, from the coding sequence ATGGCGGGAAATTATGTATATAAAAAGGATGATGAAGCAGACGATTATAACGAGAGGGGAATATCATATTTCAATGTAACCCAGTACGCAGATGCTGTCAAGGAATTTACAAAGGCAATTAATTTAATAAAGACAGACCCGGATTATTATATCAACAGGGCACTGGCATATTATTCCATGAGAATGTACAATGACGCTATTAAGGACTGCAAGAAGGCTATAGAGCTAAGCAGCGATCGTGGAGATTACCACAACACACTTGGGTCAATATACGACGACATGAATAAGCTGGAAGATGCAATGCATGAGTTTGATGCTGCAATAAAAATAGAGGATGATGTGCCGGATTATTATTACAATAGGGGAAATGTTTACTGGAAAATGGGAGAGCATGATCTTGCACTGGAGGATTATAATAAGGCCGTTTACCTGAATTCCTCAGACCCGGTATTTCTTTATAAAAGGTCGCAGATATTTACTCAGCTGAAAAGATATGAGGATGCACTTGGCGACATCGAGGATTGCCTGAAACTGGCCAGAAACCCTCAGTATTACATAGACCAGGCACACATATATCTTTTAATGGGCAGAAGGGATAAGGCACTTGAAGTGGTAACCGGTGCCCTGAAATCCACACCAGAGGACATCTCATTGAAATCACTTAAGGCAGAAATTGAGAACCAAAAATAA
- a CDS encoding polyprenyl synthetase family protein — translation MDSLRERINQKLEDYFKFKLDECDNEIIKDIIIKLREFTMNGGKRVRPILLIMGYGLFSEIDERIINASISIEMAQSFLLIHDDIMDQSDMRRGKPSFHRSVESSLNRDGIERIAENIAISAGDLIDTFSHEALLRSGFPVNNLLDADFEFSKIIEDTGKGQILDIYSALEDVYSEDRLLKLHFLKTARYTIQGPILMGALLSGNKQYLNEIRDFGKYAGIAFQLYDDLLGLFGEEEKTGKSIKSDVNEGKKTLLMIRAYESSGSETRKFIDKCLNNGNISDSDFQKLRRVVIESGSLDYTKKKIDEYNSKARASLKKISGNEDIIDMLDFLLEYLIKREN, via the coding sequence ATGGATAGCCTCAGAGAAAGAATTAATCAAAAGCTCGAGGATTACTTCAAATTCAAACTGGATGAATGCGATAATGAAATAATTAAGGATATAATAATAAAATTAAGGGAGTTTACAATGAATGGGGGCAAGCGCGTAAGGCCCATACTCCTGATAATGGGTTATGGGCTCTTTTCTGAAATAGATGAGAGGATAATAAATGCATCAATTTCTATAGAGATGGCCCAATCCTTTCTTTTAATCCATGATGATATAATGGATCAGAGTGATATGCGCCGTGGAAAGCCAAGTTTTCACAGATCTGTTGAGAGTTCATTGAATCGTGATGGTATAGAAAGAATAGCGGAAAATATAGCAATTAGCGCCGGAGATTTAATCGATACGTTTTCACATGAGGCCCTTCTCAGATCGGGTTTTCCTGTAAATAACCTGCTTGATGCAGATTTTGAATTTTCAAAAATTATAGAGGATACAGGTAAGGGCCAGATTCTCGATATATATTCAGCCCTGGAGGATGTATACAGTGAGGATAGGCTTTTAAAGCTCCATTTTCTCAAAACTGCAAGGTATACCATACAGGGCCCCATACTTATGGGTGCGCTTCTTTCTGGAAACAAACAGTATCTAAATGAAATACGGGATTTCGGGAAATATGCAGGAATAGCGTTTCAACTTTATGATGATCTCCTTGGGCTATTCGGTGAAGAGGAAAAAACAGGCAAATCCATAAAAAGTGATGTTAACGAGGGCAAAAAAACACTCTTGATGATCAGGGCATATGAAAGCTCTGGCAGTGAAACCAGAAAATTTATTGATAAGTGCCTTAACAACGGGAATATTAGTGATTCGGATTTCCAGAAGCTCCGTAGAGTTGTAATAGAATCCGGTTCGCTGGATTACACAAAAAAGAAAATTGATGAATATAATAGCAAAGCACGTGCCTCACTGAAAAAGATCTCCGGCAACGAGGATATTATCGATATGCTTGATTTTCTTCTGGAATATTTAATAAAGAGGGAAAATTAA
- the xerA gene encoding site-specific tyrosine recombinase/integron integrase, whose translation MTDKTIKIRGDNIYTKMDTERELRSFERFMITERKSFYTIKEYKFLISGFLSYCNKDISSINFEDIENYKNFIVTEKKYSKASQYLAMKALKLYYKFKNTEVPPNLVPPRRSQKMPVYLNQKDAGILLNGSSSIRDRAIISVFLYTGIRVSELVNLEIGDADFEENIIYVHAGKGDKDRIVVMPDICKEQIKDYIKERIKIRSNNNYLFLSNKKTKFNTSTIERMVKRVAEKSGITKKVTPHVLRHTFATSILRNGGDIRFIQQILGHSSLATTQIYTHIDDSTLKEMYSQHMPKY comes from the coding sequence ATGACAGATAAAACAATAAAAATAAGAGGGGATAACATATATACAAAAATGGATACAGAAAGAGAACTGCGGTCATTCGAAAGGTTTATGATCACAGAAAGAAAAAGTTTTTACACAATAAAAGAGTATAAGTTTCTTATTTCTGGATTTCTTTCATACTGTAATAAGGATATATCATCCATCAATTTTGAGGATATAGAAAATTACAAGAACTTTATTGTAACAGAAAAAAAATACTCAAAGGCATCACAGTACCTTGCCATGAAGGCATTGAAACTTTACTATAAGTTCAAAAATACTGAGGTCCCTCCGAACCTTGTTCCACCAAGAAGATCACAGAAAATGCCAGTTTATCTGAATCAGAAAGATGCGGGCATACTTCTTAATGGGTCCAGTTCTATAAGAGACAGGGCCATTATATCTGTATTTCTATATACCGGCATTCGGGTCAGCGAACTTGTTAATCTCGAAATCGGCGATGCTGATTTCGAGGAAAATATTATATATGTACACGCTGGGAAGGGAGACAAAGATAGAATTGTGGTTATGCCCGATATCTGCAAGGAACAAATAAAAGATTATATAAAAGAACGGATAAAAATAAGGTCAAACAACAACTACCTGTTCCTATCAAACAAGAAAACTAAATTCAATACCAGCACCATTGAGAGGATGGTTAAGCGTGTTGCAGAAAAGTCCGGTATAACGAAAAAGGTCACCCCTCATGTGCTCAGGCATACATTTGCAACCTCCATATTGAGGAATGGCGGGGACATAAGATTTATACAGCAGATTCTCGGGCATTCCAGCCTGGCCACAACACAGATTTACACCCATATTGACGACAGCACCCTTAAGGAAATGTATTCCCAGCATATGCCGAAGTATTAA
- a CDS encoding NAD(P)-dependent glycerol-1-phosphate dehydrogenase produces the protein MEFNKIRAMHFPNDVYIGHDAIQNVRHVVEKNLKSGTVLIVSGEKTYKIAGEAVIDKMQGLEYHLLMTGNATMDAIKKAREEIIGIRVGLVIGVGGGSKIDMGKKLAYDLDVPFISVPTAPSHDGIASPRASIYDGKSFLSIEAAMPSSIVADTKIMVRAPYRFAASGASDVIANLTAVMDWKMANRIKGESFSTTAAVISEYSSRDLIENANIIQPGLESSIWLITKQILASGTAMAIAGSSRPASGSEHLFAHALEILGSGTAMHGEQVAMGSLASMYLHGGDWKMLYETYKKIGVSTRAADYGISNDTAIKALSIAHRLRPQRYTILGETDLSEGVARNALKTTGVI, from the coding sequence ATGGAATTCAATAAAATCAGGGCCATGCATTTTCCCAATGATGTTTACATTGGCCATGATGCAATACAGAATGTACGTCATGTGGTGGAAAAAAATTTAAAATCTGGAACTGTTCTAATAGTATCCGGGGAGAAAACTTATAAAATAGCCGGCGAGGCTGTTATAGATAAAATGCAGGGGCTTGAATACCACCTTCTGATGACAGGAAATGCAACCATGGATGCCATAAAAAAGGCAAGAGAGGAAATTATAGGTATCAGGGTAGGCCTTGTAATTGGGGTAGGAGGAGGTTCTAAAATAGATATGGGGAAAAAACTCGCATATGATCTTGATGTCCCATTTATCAGTGTGCCCACTGCCCCCAGCCATGACGGCATTGCATCACCAAGAGCATCTATATATGATGGAAAATCATTCTTATCAATTGAGGCAGCCATGCCTTCTTCCATAGTGGCAGATACCAAAATTATGGTACGGGCACCTTACAGATTTGCTGCATCCGGTGCCTCTGATGTTATTGCCAACCTAACAGCTGTAATGGACTGGAAGATGGCAAACAGAATCAAGGGTGAATCTTTTAGCACCACTGCGGCTGTGATATCTGAGTATTCATCCAGGGACCTGATAGAAAACGCAAATATAATACAGCCTGGTCTGGAATCAAGTATATGGCTGATAACAAAACAAATACTGGCCTCGGGAACAGCCATGGCAATAGCCGGCTCATCAAGGCCAGCAAGTGGCAGTGAGCATCTGTTCGCCCATGCACTGGAGATTCTTGGAAGTGGAACTGCAATGCATGGTGAGCAGGTGGCCATGGGGTCCCTTGCGTCAATGTACCTCCATGGTGGAGACTGGAAGATGCTTTACGAAACATATAAAAAGATAGGCGTTTCAACCAGGGCAGCTGACTATGGCATATCAAACGATACTGCCATAAAGGCGCTTTCCATAGCTCACAGACTTCGCCCCCAGCGGTACACAATACTGGGGGAAACAGATCTAAGTGAGGGCGTTGCAAGGAATGCCTTGAAAACAACAGGAGTGATATAG